ACGGAAGCCAGGGGTCGTGGAGGTCCGTGGCCTCTCGGGTAAACATCCAGGTGCTTTGATCCTCAAAGAAGATAAGAAGATCCTTAAGGGGGTTGGGAGGTGGATCCTCGGTCCTCACTTCTTCTCCTATCTGGAGAGGACCAAAGGCTGGGAGGAAGAATGGGATGACACCCCTGCGCTGCAGATGATCTGTGAGGAAAGGGAGGTAATGGGAAAGGTCTTGGAGGGGAGGGGTTTCGATGTGGGCAACCCCGTTGGTTACCGCGCAGCCCAGCGCTTTGCAGCAGGAGGGTCTTGACGCTGAAGTTTAAAGATGTTATTTAGAAAATAATCTTACTCGAATCCTTCTCCTCCCCTGGGGGGAGGGGATAAAGGGGAGGGGGAAATTAATTTTCAAAAAAAGCGCCCATAGCTCAGTTGGATAGAGCGACGGACTACGAATCCGTAGGTCGGGCGTTCGAGTCGCCCTGGGCGCGCCAGTGATTTCAAGGGGTTAGCCAATTGAGCCTAATCCCATTTTTACTATTTGCTACCATTTTGCTACCATCTCAAATTACCTTAGCCTTTTAAAGTTTAATGCGTATTTCCTGTTATCTCTGCTTCCCTCATATAGTTCTACATGACTTAGGTTATCCCTTAAACATTGAGTAATCTGTTTACGTTTTCGTTCTTCAATTTTACAACCTAGGTATATAGCTTCTATTTCCTGAGGCAAAAAGTCAAAAAATTCAAATAGCTTTCCATTATCTTCTTTTTTGCTACCAATACATCGCCATTCCTTTTCATATGCCCAGTGATCACTTTTAGTGCTCGCAAAACGAGGAAATAATTTGCTAGTATCTATTCGCTGTTGTCCCGTTATATGTTTAATCCAATCATCCATGCTAGCGATAACTGGAACACGAGTTTGATATTTGATTGGTACCGCTGCACACAGAGAAATATAAAGTGTCAGGTCTACACTATTGACTCCAATAATTGCTTGAGCTTCAACACCTCCTTGGATAGCTTCTCGTCTGCCTTCAGGATCTCCTCAAATCGTCGCGTGTTTTGGCTCACGCCTGAGGGACTGATCCCACCAAAAAACCCCCCGATTTCCCCCAAAGACCTCCCACTCAACCGATGACAGAGATACATCGCTGCCCTTCTCGCCTCAACCGCCCCCTTGCCAAATCTTTTCTCGCACTCCCTTAAAATGGAGGTACAATCTGGCCGCAAAGAAAGCTTCCCCAAAGCTGGAACATCACGATGGGAGGCCACCTTGCCAATCCATCTCTCCCTCACCCACGCCACAAACTCCTCAGAGCCCAAAAGGGTCGATGCGATCACCTTCTTTAGGGGATTCCCCACTTCCTCTCCCATTCCTTCCCTCACGTAATCCCGATACATCCTCCGAGCTCGCCTCTCATCCGAACTGAGCTGAGTCAATATGAAATCAACCCGCAGCCACCCCCACCTCTTTCCCTTGCCTACGTAATCTATATAACTGCTCCAAGGGTACTGCGAGGGATTATCCACTAAATGCGCCCTGAGCGGATTTAAATGAATGTAACGCGACAGTTCCCAGGCGTAGCTATCCCTTTCAACCAAAATAGCCCGGTACCGCCCCTGAAAAAGGTGGCCCACCCTCCCTGTATTTCGGTTGAAATAGTTGGTGTAACTGGTGTTCAAATGGTGAAGGATGACGTGGAGATTGCCCCTCGGGGTCTCCAGGAGGAGATGGTAGTGATTGGGCATAAGACAGAAGCAGTGAATCTGAGCCCCATATCTCTCGGTCGCTGATTCCAAGTAACCTGTAAATCTCTCATAATCCTCCTTTGCCAA
The sequence above is drawn from the Deltaproteobacteria bacterium genome and encodes:
- a CDS encoding transposase codes for the protein MGRPLRIEYPGAFYHVTSRGNERRPIFLAKEDYERFTGYLESATERYGAQIHCFCLMPNHYHLLLETPRGNLHVILHHLNTSYTNYFNRNTGRVGHLFQGRYRAILVERDSYAWELSRYIHLNPLRAHLVDNPSQYPWSSYIDYVGKGKRWGWLRVDFILTQLSSDERRARRMYRDYVREGMGEEVGNPLKKVIASTLLGSEEFVAWVRERWIGKVASHRDVPALGKLSLRPDCTSILRECEKRFGKGAVEARRAAMYLCHRLSGRSLGEIGGFFGGISPSGVSQNTRRFEEILKADEKLSKEVLKLKQLLESIV